A genomic stretch from Mycobacterium paraterrae includes:
- a CDS encoding ketosteroid isomerase family protein translates to MTSASASELLAAVERSPRAAAAHDRQAWVRLFAHDGAVEDPVGSRPHTGPTEIGRFYDTFIGPRDIVFHRDLDVARGTSVIRDLTLEVAMGPAVTMMIPAVLRYDLRQVDDEWKIATLRAYWELPAMMRQFLQNGLAALPVGVQLSRGLIRNQRLRGTAGFVTGFRRAGARQKTVVDTFVNAVGRGDTFGALKALSADATITFGDDEAADLAELTARCPGALTTKLIAAGRAVAASVVSTSHRGVLFAEAARRDSGIARVRYFPQ, encoded by the coding sequence ATGACGAGCGCGTCTGCGTCGGAGTTACTCGCCGCGGTTGAGCGGTCGCCGCGGGCCGCCGCGGCTCATGACCGTCAGGCGTGGGTGCGACTTTTCGCTCACGACGGCGCTGTCGAGGACCCGGTGGGTTCGCGGCCCCACACTGGACCCACAGAGATCGGCCGGTTCTATGACACCTTCATCGGGCCCCGCGACATCGTCTTTCATCGCGACCTGGACGTCGCACGAGGCACTTCGGTGATCCGCGACCTCACACTCGAAGTGGCGATGGGTCCGGCGGTCACCATGATGATTCCCGCCGTCCTGCGTTACGACCTGCGTCAGGTCGACGACGAGTGGAAGATCGCGACATTGCGTGCCTACTGGGAGCTGCCGGCGATGATGCGGCAGTTCCTTCAGAACGGGCTCGCTGCTCTGCCCGTTGGTGTCCAGCTGTCCCGGGGTTTGATCCGCAACCAACGGCTGCGCGGCACCGCCGGATTTGTGACCGGCTTTCGTCGCGCGGGGGCACGGCAGAAAACAGTGGTCGACACATTCGTGAACGCGGTGGGACGCGGTGACACATTCGGTGCACTCAAGGCATTGTCGGCTGATGCGACAATCACTTTCGGTGACGACGAGGCCGCCGATCTCGCTGAGCTCACCGCGCGATGTCCCGGAGCGTTGACGACTAAGCTGATCGCCGCGGGGCGGGCTGTCGCCGCATCGGTCGTTTCGACGTCACACCGCGGAGTGTTGTTCGCCGAGGCTGCTCGGCGGGACAGCGGTATCGCGCGGGTCCGCTATTTCCCGCAGTGA
- a CDS encoding ABC transporter substrate-binding protein gives MDRRTLLRGAGALGAATVTLLPTGCASGDDDTLTFFFAANPEEADARLRVVDAFRRRHPDIKVRTLLSGSDALQHVSIYCAGGKCPDVLMAWEFTYSALAERGVLLDLNTMLADDKAFATELRADSVPSMYETFSYNGGQYAFPEQWSGTFLYYNKKLFAEAGVRPPPGRWNEPWSFDEFLDAAQTLTKRDRSGRVRQWGFVDTWAPYYSALLFGMNNGVPWSNPRMNPTHLNFDHAAFIEGIQFYADLNIKHRVAPTASESQSMSQTDLFTSGHAAMALGGHWRYQTLERAKDLDFDIGILPTGPKGHAARSNIGTTGLAIAATSPRKKQAWEFVKFATGPVGQSVIGDTGLFVPALRSAVRSPGFAKAHNRISNIAVLTGGPAHAEGLPITPVWPKIVALMDRDLGPVLRGTRPATALTGGLTPKIDEVLRAP, from the coding sequence ATCGATCGGCGGACCTTGTTACGCGGCGCCGGCGCGCTCGGGGCAGCGACGGTTACGTTGCTACCCACCGGATGCGCTTCGGGCGACGACGACACGTTGACCTTCTTCTTCGCGGCCAACCCCGAAGAAGCCGATGCCCGGCTGCGCGTGGTCGACGCCTTCCGGCGCAGGCATCCCGACATCAAAGTGCGAACGCTGTTGTCGGGTTCCGACGCCCTGCAGCACGTGTCGATCTACTGTGCGGGTGGCAAATGCCCGGACGTGCTGATGGCCTGGGAATTCACTTATTCGGCGCTAGCCGAACGGGGAGTGCTGCTCGACCTCAACACCATGCTCGCAGACGACAAAGCCTTCGCCACCGAACTCCGAGCGGACAGTGTGCCGTCGATGTATGAGACCTTCAGTTACAACGGAGGGCAGTACGCGTTTCCCGAGCAGTGGTCGGGGACCTTCCTGTACTACAACAAGAAGCTGTTTGCCGAGGCCGGGGTGCGTCCACCGCCTGGACGGTGGAACGAGCCTTGGAGTTTCGACGAATTCCTCGACGCGGCGCAGACCCTCACCAAGCGCGACCGCTCGGGTCGCGTTCGCCAGTGGGGATTTGTCGACACCTGGGCGCCTTACTACTCCGCCTTGCTTTTCGGGATGAACAACGGTGTCCCATGGTCGAATCCGCGGATGAACCCGACGCACCTCAACTTCGACCACGCCGCATTCATCGAGGGCATTCAGTTCTATGCGGACCTGAACATCAAGCACCGAGTTGCACCTACCGCGTCGGAGTCGCAATCGATGTCTCAGACGGACCTTTTCACCTCCGGTCATGCCGCAATGGCGCTCGGCGGCCACTGGAGGTACCAGACGCTCGAGCGGGCGAAAGACCTTGACTTCGACATCGGGATCCTGCCCACCGGTCCGAAAGGCCATGCCGCCCGCTCGAATATCGGCACCACCGGGTTGGCCATCGCTGCCACCAGCCCGCGTAAAAAACAGGCCTGGGAATTCGTGAAGTTCGCCACCGGCCCAGTGGGCCAGTCGGTGATCGGCGACACCGGCCTCTTCGTGCCGGCGTTACGGTCCGCGGTGCGATCGCCCGGCTTTGCCAAGGCGCACAACAGGATCAGCAACATCGCGGTGCTGACCGGCGGCCCGGCCCATGCCGAGGGCTTACCTATCACCCCGGTGTGGCCCAAGATCGTGGCCTTGATGGACCGCGATCTCGGCCCGGTGCTGCGTGGCACGCGGCCTGCAACGGCGCTGACCGGTGGCTTGACGCCAAAGATCGACGAGGTTCTCCGGGCGCCGTGA
- a CDS encoding carbohydrate ABC transporter permease: MTTATPTDAPRRRGSSQRRARFGRLFVAPNLAAVAVFMIFPLGFSLYMSFHNWDMFGAPTFVGLANYRSLFAKDPLLVIALSNTVIYTVGTVVPTVLISLGVAGILNRKIRGIGIFRTLIFLPLAVSSVVMAVVWQFVFNTNNGLLNIVLGWIGVGPVPWLVDPKYAMAALCIVSVWRSVPFATVILLAAMQGVPENLYEAARLDGAGELRQFVSITVPLVRSAISFVVVISIIHAFQAFDLVYVLTGRNGGPETATYVLGIMLFQHAFAFLEFGYASALAWVMFAILLVLTVVQLRLGRRRAAQEERSWA; this comes from the coding sequence ATGACCACCGCAACCCCGACCGACGCGCCCCGCAGGCGGGGATCATCTCAGCGCCGCGCGCGATTCGGCCGACTCTTCGTCGCGCCGAACCTGGCCGCGGTCGCGGTGTTCATGATTTTCCCACTCGGGTTCTCGTTGTATATGAGCTTTCACAACTGGGACATGTTCGGCGCGCCCACGTTCGTCGGCCTGGCCAACTACCGCAGCCTCTTCGCCAAAGACCCACTGTTAGTTATCGCACTGAGCAACACGGTGATCTACACCGTCGGCACCGTCGTCCCCACAGTGCTCATCAGCCTCGGCGTAGCCGGAATTCTGAATCGAAAAATTAGAGGCATCGGTATATTCCGGACATTGATCTTCTTGCCGCTGGCGGTGTCGTCGGTGGTGATGGCCGTCGTATGGCAATTTGTGTTCAACACCAACAACGGTCTGCTCAACATCGTCCTTGGCTGGATTGGTGTCGGACCAGTTCCGTGGCTGGTCGACCCGAAGTACGCAATGGCCGCGTTGTGCATCGTGAGCGTGTGGCGCAGTGTGCCTTTCGCGACTGTCATCCTGTTGGCCGCCATGCAGGGCGTGCCGGAAAACTTATACGAGGCAGCACGACTCGACGGTGCAGGCGAGTTACGTCAGTTCGTGTCCATCACGGTGCCGCTGGTCCGCAGCGCCATCTCGTTCGTGGTCGTCATCTCGATCATCCACGCCTTCCAGGCATTCGACCTGGTCTACGTTCTCACCGGACGCAACGGGGGGCCCGAGACGGCGACCTACGTCCTCGGGATCATGCTGTTCCAGCACGCCTTCGCCTTCTTGGAGTTCGGTTACGCGTCGGCTCTGGCGTGGGTGATGTTCGCCATCTTGCTGGTACTTACCGTGGTGCAGTTGCGGTTGGGTCGCCGTCGAGCCGCGCAGGAGGAGCGATCGTGGGCCTGA
- a CDS encoding carbohydrate ABC transporter permease, with translation MGLTERVLRPAVFRAVVVYAVLTAIAACALFPILWAISGSLKTAGEVTMPTLFPAHPQWSNYREVFAVMPFWRMFANSVGYAACVSAGQVFFCSLAGYAFARLRFRGRETLFVLYLGTLMVPLTVTVIPQFILMRVAGLTDTPWAMIVPGLFGSAFGTYLMRQFFRTLPDELEEAAILDGCSPWQIYWRILLPHAQPAVMVLAVLTWVNVWNDFLWPLLMIQRNSIATLTLGLVRMQGEYSARWPILMAASVLILLPLLLVYALAQRAFIRGIAVTGLGG, from the coding sequence GTGGGCCTGACCGAGCGGGTGCTCAGACCAGCCGTCTTTCGCGCAGTCGTGGTGTACGCCGTATTGACAGCGATTGCGGCCTGTGCGCTGTTCCCGATCCTCTGGGCGATCTCGGGGTCGCTGAAGACGGCCGGCGAGGTGACAATGCCGACGCTGTTTCCGGCACATCCGCAGTGGTCCAACTATCGAGAAGTATTCGCGGTCATGCCGTTCTGGCGGATGTTCGCCAACTCCGTCGGCTACGCCGCCTGCGTCAGCGCCGGGCAGGTATTCTTCTGCTCCCTGGCCGGATATGCGTTCGCACGCTTGCGCTTTCGGGGCCGGGAGACGTTATTCGTTTTATATCTCGGAACGCTCATGGTTCCTCTCACCGTCACGGTGATACCGCAGTTCATCTTGATGCGTGTCGCCGGGCTGACCGACACACCGTGGGCCATGATCGTTCCGGGATTGTTCGGCAGCGCATTCGGCACCTACCTCATGCGCCAGTTCTTCCGCACCCTGCCCGACGAACTGGAAGAAGCTGCGATTCTCGATGGCTGCTCGCCGTGGCAGATCTACTGGCGCATCCTGCTTCCGCACGCCCAGCCGGCGGTGATGGTGCTGGCGGTGCTCACATGGGTCAACGTCTGGAACGACTTCCTCTGGCCGTTGTTGATGATTCAGCGCAACAGCATCGCAACCCTCACCCTGGGGCTGGTTCGTATGCAAGGCGAATACTCCGCCAGATGGCCCATCCTGATGGCCGCCTCGGTGCTGATCCTATTGCCGCTGCTGTTGGTCTACGCGCTTGCACAACGGGCATTCATACGCGGTATCGCGGTGACCGGGCTGGGCGGATAA
- a CDS encoding ABC transporter ATP-binding protein — translation MASVRFEQATRRFAGADRPAVDCLDLDVDDGEFVVLVGPSGCGKTTSLRMIAGLESVDSGRIVIGDRDVTHDDPKDRDVAMVFQNYALYPHMTVAQNMGFALKIAGVPKTQIRERVHEAARMLDLEPYLDRKPKDLSGGQRQRVAMGRAIVRRPQVFLMDEPLSNLDAKLRVQTRNQIAGLQRRLGTTTIYVTHDQVEAMTMGDRVAVLRDGVLQQCAHPRELYRNPINMFVAEFIGSPAMNLVAVPVVDDHVTLGDWSTPLPREIASQTHELVLGFRPEHLDIGTDGIEMQIDVVEELGADAYLYGRIAMGGNAFTQPIVARADGRYPPSRGSLVRVRPQPGHLHFFDIDGGRLL, via the coding sequence ATGGCCTCGGTCAGATTCGAGCAAGCAACCCGGCGCTTTGCCGGGGCGGACCGCCCGGCGGTCGACTGTTTGGACCTCGATGTCGACGACGGGGAGTTCGTCGTGCTGGTCGGACCGTCTGGATGCGGCAAGACCACGTCGCTGCGCATGATCGCCGGGCTCGAGTCGGTCGACTCCGGACGCATCGTGATCGGCGACCGCGACGTCACCCACGATGACCCGAAAGACCGCGACGTAGCGATGGTCTTCCAGAACTACGCGCTATACCCCCATATGACCGTCGCGCAGAACATGGGCTTCGCACTCAAGATCGCGGGCGTTCCGAAAACCCAGATTCGCGAGCGAGTTCACGAGGCGGCGCGAATGCTTGACCTCGAGCCGTACTTGGATCGCAAACCCAAGGACCTGTCCGGTGGACAGCGTCAGCGGGTTGCGATGGGACGCGCCATCGTTCGCCGCCCTCAGGTCTTCTTGATGGACGAACCGCTGTCCAACCTGGACGCGAAGCTTCGTGTGCAAACCCGCAACCAGATCGCCGGCCTGCAACGCCGGCTCGGCACCACGACCATCTACGTCACCCACGACCAGGTCGAGGCGATGACCATGGGTGACCGTGTCGCGGTATTGCGCGACGGCGTCCTGCAGCAGTGCGCACATCCCCGCGAGCTGTACCGTAATCCCATCAACATGTTCGTTGCGGAGTTCATCGGCTCACCGGCGATGAACCTGGTTGCGGTTCCCGTCGTCGACGACCATGTCACGCTGGGAGACTGGTCGACTCCGTTGCCGCGCGAAATCGCTTCTCAAACACACGAACTCGTGCTGGGCTTTCGTCCCGAGCACTTGGACATCGGCACCGACGGCATCGAGATGCAGATCGACGTGGTCGAGGAGCTCGGCGCCGACGCCTATCTTTACGGGCGAATAGCCATGGGCGGCAACGCGTTCACCCAGCCTATCGTTGCGCGGGCCGACGGTCGGTACCCGCCGTCCCGTGGGTCTCTGGTGCGCGTGCGTCCGCAGCCGGGACATCTACACTTCTTCGACATCGACGGAGGCCGGTTGCTCTGA
- a CDS encoding sensor domain-containing protein, whose protein sequence is MKRVKLLSACASLTVLAAVGCSHDTTKNDEDTVRPSVNKPAPTATSQQAAAGDPTAPASAPPSAAPGTPPPPRMVTPGKVDSLLLPLDETGGIIGSTLNYEQKFKTPLQPYALGNQSGCAVLFGLNTSAVGGEFTTFRALRQQESKDNYTHVVEQEIASYADAAAATAAFQNAFKTVEQCNNVIVHRPTDSAGTAWQFQVQPGDPASANWHNIELANNNPDGWGCAHGARVKNNVIYAARVCQRGDAGAAVPTILERLGDAIPA, encoded by the coding sequence ATGAAGCGGGTAAAACTACTCTCCGCCTGCGCGAGCCTCACGGTGCTGGCCGCTGTCGGGTGTTCGCACGACACCACCAAAAACGACGAAGACACCGTTCGTCCCTCGGTGAACAAGCCGGCGCCGACGGCGACGTCGCAGCAGGCCGCAGCGGGCGATCCGACTGCCCCGGCCTCCGCCCCGCCGTCGGCCGCCCCGGGCACGCCACCGCCGCCGCGGATGGTCACCCCTGGCAAGGTCGATTCTCTGCTGCTCCCGCTGGACGAGACCGGCGGAATCATCGGCAGCACTTTGAATTACGAACAGAAGTTCAAGACTCCGCTGCAGCCGTACGCCCTAGGCAACCAGTCGGGTTGCGCGGTGCTGTTCGGGCTCAACACCTCCGCCGTCGGCGGCGAGTTCACCACTTTCCGGGCGCTGCGGCAGCAAGAAAGCAAAGACAACTACACCCACGTAGTCGAGCAGGAGATTGCCTCCTACGCTGACGCCGCGGCCGCGACGGCAGCGTTCCAGAACGCGTTCAAGACGGTTGAGCAGTGCAACAACGTCATCGTGCACAGACCCACCGACAGCGCGGGAACGGCCTGGCAGTTCCAGGTTCAGCCCGGTGACCCGGCCAGCGCGAACTGGCACAACATCGAATTGGCCAACAACAACCCAGATGGCTGGGGATGTGCGCACGGCGCGCGGGTGAAAAACAACGTCATATACGCGGCCAGGGTGTGCCAGCGCGGCGATGCTGGTGCCGCCGTACCCACCATCCTGGAGCGCCTCGGCGACGCCATTCCCGCATAG
- a CDS encoding sensor domain-containing protein codes for MKRGLLTLGCAGLVAMTSATTLASADSSSSRVTGSNIDSVLLTADTVGDILGTNLPVQLKGKRPLPEMRLDQHQECSPLLDPGTKFYGSDLNLFRITVFKDDKDSPDYIVIQTVATYPDAQTAQTVFTKGIEATAGCSSVVQVTDIDSKPSWQLSAPKITTSDAKWHQGQLYQGDPVGWNCYVDMHSAENSILKAQVCQMGNAGPAVSQMMDQMLGGLPS; via the coding sequence ATGAAACGTGGACTTTTAACGCTTGGCTGTGCCGGGCTGGTGGCGATGACGTCGGCAACAACACTCGCCAGTGCCGATTCGTCATCGAGTCGTGTCACGGGCTCAAACATCGACTCCGTGCTTTTGACGGCGGATACCGTCGGCGACATTCTCGGCACTAATCTGCCGGTACAACTCAAGGGCAAGCGGCCGTTGCCGGAAATGCGACTCGACCAGCATCAAGAATGCTCCCCGCTACTCGATCCAGGCACCAAATTCTATGGATCTGATTTGAATTTGTTCCGCATCACGGTGTTCAAGGACGACAAGGATTCGCCCGACTACATCGTGATTCAGACGGTCGCCACCTACCCCGACGCGCAAACGGCGCAAACCGTTTTCACCAAGGGCATCGAAGCGACCGCCGGCTGTAGCTCCGTCGTCCAGGTCACCGATATCGACAGCAAACCGTCCTGGCAGCTCTCGGCGCCCAAGATCACCACCAGCGACGCCAAGTGGCACCAGGGCCAGCTCTACCAAGGCGATCCCGTCGGCTGGAACTGCTATGTGGATATGCACAGCGCTGAGAACTCCATCCTGAAAGCGCAGGTGTGCCAGATGGGAAACGCCGGGCCGGCGGTCAGCCAGATGATGGACCAAATGCTCGGCGGTCTCCCGTCCTGA
- a CDS encoding sensor domain-containing protein produces the protein MMHRLPRRFCVAGCVAAIALSLAACGTHTTAGNPVQAKKTTAGHGSDAAPTSPVPPPKPLSASSIKNLTLSTEDVDEIAGLPLDDRTEFASPGTAATDYSKPDCALAMGVTKDALGGGEFTAYRGIKNNATKGDSLIGSFTQNVATFETSAKASELFHNAYSSLGKCNATTINLNSSTTIWKILAPGPFNGDVVTFSSLQQSDKQQNLGWRCDHEVRVKNNVIIEAYLCAWANGTPTVTAAVDQISARIPPPDKPAPKPPSDFLGPDKIKSVLVSVAQLGKILGENLGSTDKFYYPADPMDLGAKSNCSPLVGPDTTSFGLNVEYTAFREVDSREDKDNWQHIVNQKVATYMDAQAAADAFQNTFKGIGGCDGARVPTPQADKQFQLSAPTINGTDAQWTFIELTNGQPDTWRCAFDLRAQSNVLFVAKVCQYGNPVDVVAQIANQMGDSIPK, from the coding sequence ATGATGCATCGACTACCCCGCCGCTTTTGTGTCGCGGGCTGCGTTGCTGCGATTGCGTTGTCGCTGGCCGCCTGTGGCACTCATACGACCGCCGGTAACCCCGTGCAGGCGAAGAAGACCACCGCAGGGCACGGCTCGGATGCCGCGCCAACCAGCCCAGTGCCACCGCCGAAACCGTTGTCTGCCAGCAGCATCAAGAACCTCACCCTGTCCACCGAAGACGTCGACGAGATAGCCGGACTACCGCTGGACGACCGGACCGAATTCGCGTCACCCGGCACGGCGGCGACCGACTACAGCAAGCCCGACTGCGCCCTGGCAATGGGCGTCACCAAAGACGCTCTCGGCGGTGGCGAATTCACCGCCTATCGCGGGATCAAAAACAATGCGACCAAGGGCGACAGCCTCATCGGATCGTTCACGCAGAACGTCGCAACATTCGAAACCTCGGCGAAAGCCAGCGAGCTATTCCACAACGCCTACAGCTCGCTGGGGAAATGCAACGCAACGACAATCAACCTCAATTCTTCTACCACCATCTGGAAGATATTGGCTCCCGGGCCATTCAACGGCGATGTGGTCACCTTCAGCTCACTTCAGCAGAGCGACAAACAACAAAATCTCGGATGGCGTTGCGACCATGAAGTCCGCGTGAAGAACAACGTCATCATCGAGGCGTACCTGTGCGCCTGGGCCAATGGGACCCCGACGGTGACGGCCGCGGTCGACCAGATCAGTGCCCGGATACCACCGCCGGACAAGCCGGCTCCCAAGCCGCCGTCAGACTTCCTCGGCCCGGACAAGATCAAGTCCGTCCTGGTGAGTGTCGCTCAACTCGGCAAGATCTTGGGTGAAAACCTGGGTTCGACGGACAAGTTCTACTATCCGGCGGATCCGATGGACTTAGGCGCCAAGAGCAACTGCAGTCCACTGGTGGGTCCCGATACGACGTCGTTCGGTCTGAATGTCGAATACACCGCATTCCGTGAAGTGGATTCGCGAGAAGACAAAGACAACTGGCAACATATCGTCAATCAGAAGGTTGCCACCTACATGGATGCCCAAGCAGCGGCCGACGCTTTCCAGAACACATTCAAAGGAATTGGCGGCTGTGACGGCGCTCGGGTCCCCACGCCGCAAGCGGATAAGCAGTTCCAGTTGTCTGCCCCGACGATCAACGGCACTGACGCACAGTGGACTTTTATCGAATTGACCAATGGTCAACCGGACACGTGGCGCTGCGCGTTCGATTTGCGGGCGCAGAGCAATGTCTTATTCGTCGCCAAGGTGTGCCAGTACGGCAACCCGGTCGACGTTGTCGCGCAGATCGCCAACCAGATGGGGGATTCAATTCCCAAGTGA
- a CDS encoding S53 family peptidase: MALRAVAVVSALYVALTMTTGSAGVRNPHLVAGPMAWLLNASTDLGPAHRDGISLAVSLRHPMHPDALTGWTQRHHLDLQWQPGADWAYIEGTPAALGSALDVAIHDYRSRSGEVFYAAAQQPSIPTSLTAEVRELGTILGYQLMHRALPPNIPVDVPRGGLKPPALLRTYNAEPLVRDGFTGKGQTVVFFEIDGFKQGDLDQWADKLGSPRFTPVLIGGQPGKVLGETEMDLEVVHAIVPDAKLVVVNALAFGGSTSYAQAGQMYQLADRQFPGAVWSTSLGIGCDRMATAADLAPVESAVQIAESHGTSAFMSSGDSGGLECADFNGDWSTPPGEKDQGINAVGSVPAMTDVGGTTLSTDANGVWVSEASWFDSPMSQGTGGGVSRLFPRPSWQSTVSSAWDSTHRLTPDVAADADPYSGVSILIDGHWMAGGGTSQSAPIWAGLTVLINQFLAANGGQPVGNINPVLYQVAASATRPAFHDVVTGGNAVHIAVPGYDLVTGLGTPDTDSLAHDILDIQKGARQ; encoded by the coding sequence ATGGCGTTGCGCGCGGTGGCGGTGGTGTCCGCGCTGTACGTAGCCCTGACAATGACGACCGGCTCGGCCGGCGTCCGCAATCCACATCTGGTCGCGGGACCGATGGCGTGGCTGCTTAACGCTTCCACGGACTTGGGTCCCGCGCACCGAGACGGCATCTCGTTGGCGGTCTCGCTGCGTCATCCGATGCACCCCGACGCGTTGACCGGTTGGACGCAGCGGCATCACCTCGATCTTCAGTGGCAGCCGGGCGCCGACTGGGCGTACATCGAAGGAACACCAGCCGCGCTCGGATCGGCGTTGGATGTGGCGATCCATGACTACCGCAGCCGCAGTGGCGAGGTCTTCTACGCCGCCGCACAGCAGCCGTCGATTCCGACGTCGCTGACCGCTGAAGTCAGGGAACTCGGCACCATCCTGGGCTATCAGCTCATGCACCGCGCGCTACCGCCGAACATCCCCGTTGACGTGCCGCGCGGCGGGCTCAAACCGCCGGCGCTGCTGCGGACCTACAACGCCGAACCATTGGTGCGCGACGGATTCACCGGCAAGGGGCAGACCGTCGTGTTCTTCGAGATCGACGGTTTCAAGCAAGGTGACCTCGACCAGTGGGCCGACAAACTGGGTTCGCCGCGATTCACCCCGGTGCTCATCGGGGGACAACCGGGCAAGGTGCTGGGCGAGACCGAGATGGACCTCGAAGTCGTGCATGCCATCGTTCCCGACGCCAAGTTGGTCGTCGTCAATGCGCTTGCTTTCGGCGGTTCGACCAGTTACGCGCAGGCGGGCCAGATGTATCAGCTTGCCGACCGGCAATTCCCGGGCGCGGTATGGAGCACATCGCTGGGGATCGGCTGCGACCGGATGGCCACTGCAGCCGATCTCGCGCCGGTGGAGTCGGCAGTCCAGATCGCGGAGTCCCACGGCACATCGGCCTTCATGTCCAGTGGCGACTCCGGAGGGCTGGAATGCGCTGACTTCAACGGCGATTGGTCCACACCCCCCGGCGAAAAGGATCAAGGCATCAACGCCGTCGGGTCGGTGCCCGCTATGACCGATGTCGGTGGAACCACGTTGAGCACTGACGCCAATGGCGTATGGGTATCAGAGGCCAGCTGGTTCGACTCGCCCATGTCGCAGGGGACCGGCGGGGGAGTCTCGCGGTTGTTCCCGCGGCCTTCGTGGCAGAGCACCGTGTCCTCGGCCTGGGACTCGACCCATCGTCTGACTCCTGACGTCGCCGCGGATGCCGACCCTTACAGCGGAGTCAGCATCCTCATCGACGGGCACTGGATGGCAGGCGGCGGTACCTCCCAGTCGGCTCCGATCTGGGCTGGGTTGACGGTGTTGATCAATCAGTTCCTCGCTGCCAACGGCGGACAGCCGGTGGGCAATATCAACCCGGTGCTTTATCAGGTCGCTGCCAGCGCAACCCGACCCGCCTTTCACGACGTGGTCACCGGCGGAAACGCGGTGCACATCGCGGTGCCGGGGTACGACCTGGTCACCGGCCTAGGCACACCCGACACCGACAGCCTCGCGCACGATATCCTCGATATCCAGAAAGGGGCTCGGCAATGA